A genomic window from Streptomyces sp. HUAS YS2 includes:
- a CDS encoding endonuclease/exonuclease/phosphatase family protein, which produces MARVDMTETENGDVRNDRPRSRFRSLAQRLRHDPGIWRRGVLLAVCAVLLTLLMVFHAEIPNRVGNLGSLTETFLPWLGLFVPVLLVLALVRRSATALIALLLPALVWLNLFGGLLTDKSGTGGDLTVATHNVNAENPDPAGTARLLAASGADVVALEELAPHMVKVYEDALAGAYKYHDVQGTVGLWSKHPMRDTRPVDIRMGWTRAMRSTVTTPQGEVAVYVAHLPSVRVRMDAGFTANQRDDSADHLGEAIADEPLERVVLLGDLNGTMNDRSLKAVTSQMRSTQGAAGDGFGFSWPASFPMARIDQIMVKGVEPVTSWSLPRTGSDHLPVAARVQL; this is translated from the coding sequence ATGGCGCGAGTGGACATGACGGAGACGGAGAACGGCGACGTGCGGAACGACCGTCCCCGCTCGCGGTTCCGGTCCCTCGCCCAACGGCTCCGGCACGACCCGGGGATCTGGCGGCGCGGCGTCCTGCTCGCGGTGTGCGCCGTGCTCCTGACGCTGCTCATGGTGTTCCACGCCGAAATCCCCAACCGCGTCGGCAACCTCGGCAGCCTCACCGAGACCTTCCTGCCCTGGCTCGGCCTGTTCGTCCCGGTCCTCCTGGTCCTCGCGCTGGTACGGCGCTCGGCGACCGCGCTGATCGCTCTGCTTCTCCCCGCGCTCGTCTGGCTCAACCTGTTCGGCGGGCTACTCACCGACAAGTCGGGGACGGGCGGCGACCTGACCGTCGCCACCCACAACGTCAACGCCGAGAACCCCGACCCCGCGGGCACCGCGCGGCTGCTCGCCGCGTCCGGCGCCGACGTGGTGGCCCTGGAGGAACTCGCCCCGCACATGGTCAAGGTCTACGAGGACGCCCTGGCCGGGGCGTACAAGTACCACGACGTCCAGGGCACGGTCGGGCTGTGGAGCAAGCACCCGATGCGCGACACCCGCCCCGTCGACATCCGGATGGGCTGGACCCGCGCCATGCGCTCCACGGTCACCACCCCGCAGGGCGAGGTCGCCGTGTACGTCGCCCACCTGCCGTCCGTACGGGTCCGGATGGACGCCGGCTTCACCGCCAACCAGCGCGACGACAGCGCCGACCACCTCGGCGAGGCCATCGCCGACGAGCCGCTGGAGCGGGTGGTCCTGCTCGGCGACCTCAACGGCACCATGAACGACCGCTCGCTCAAGGCCGTCACCTCCCAGATGCGGTCCACCCAGGGCGCGGCCGGCGACGGCTTCGGGTTCAGCTGGCCCGCGTCGTTCCCGATGGCCCGGATCGACCAGATCATGGTCAAGGGCGTCGAACCGGTGACCTCCTGGTCGCTGCCCCGCACGGGCAGCGACCACCTTCCGGTCGCCGCCCGCGTGCAGCTCTGA
- a CDS encoding DHA2 family efflux MFS transporter permease subunit produces the protein MSQPSLGLPPSRVPEAVHRRRWAILGVLMLSLLIVVLDNSILNVAVRTIAAPAPTGIGATQGELEWAINSYTLVFAGLLFTAGLLGDRLGRKKVLLAGITVFGIGSALAALSGTPGELIGYRAVMGLGGAFVMPATMAVLMNVFERDEQPRAIGIWAGGVGLAIAIGPITGGILLEHFWWGSIFLVNVPVVLVALALMAWLVPDSKDPRPGRIDLPGVLLSVLGLVLLVYGIIRSGELGSVTDVTVLVPVLGGLAVLALFVRHEKRSDHPAVDMSYFGKPAFSAAVAAIALVFFSLMGVTFFSAFYLQSVRGYSALQAGLLILPLAVAQTVFAPRARLVVERFGTKAVCTAGMLAVAVGLGAFALFDASTPVWLMEVVFFVQGAGMAHIMTPVTVAVMQALPREKAGSGSAINNTFRQVGGALGVAVLGSVLSSTYRGEIEGHLGALPAGLRETAGESIEATLGAASTLGPAGKALLAPAYDAFLDAMHVTALASAGVALVGALVVARYLPGRGPAGAAAPGASAVPERPAEAGESVR, from the coding sequence ATGTCGCAGCCTTCCCTCGGTCTCCCGCCGTCCCGCGTCCCGGAGGCCGTCCACCGCAGGCGCTGGGCGATCCTCGGCGTCCTCATGCTGAGCCTGCTCATCGTCGTCCTCGACAACTCGATCCTGAACGTCGCCGTCCGGACGATCGCCGCCCCCGCGCCCACCGGCATCGGCGCCACCCAGGGCGAGCTGGAGTGGGCCATCAACTCCTACACGCTCGTCTTCGCCGGGCTGCTGTTCACCGCGGGGCTCCTCGGCGACCGGCTCGGCCGCAAGAAGGTGCTGCTCGCCGGTATCACCGTCTTCGGCATCGGCTCGGCGCTCGCCGCCCTGTCCGGCACACCCGGCGAGCTCATCGGCTACCGGGCCGTGATGGGCCTCGGCGGGGCGTTCGTGATGCCCGCGACGATGGCGGTCCTGATGAACGTCTTCGAGCGCGACGAGCAGCCCCGCGCCATCGGCATCTGGGCCGGCGGCGTCGGCCTGGCCATCGCCATCGGCCCGATCACCGGCGGTATCCTCCTGGAGCACTTCTGGTGGGGGTCGATCTTCCTCGTCAACGTGCCCGTGGTGCTGGTCGCGCTCGCGCTGATGGCCTGGCTGGTACCGGATTCCAAGGACCCGCGGCCGGGCCGGATCGACCTGCCGGGCGTGCTCCTGTCGGTGCTCGGCCTGGTCCTGCTGGTGTACGGGATCATCCGCAGTGGCGAGCTCGGCAGCGTCACGGACGTCACCGTCCTCGTGCCGGTCCTCGGCGGCCTCGCGGTGCTCGCGCTGTTCGTGCGGCACGAGAAGCGCAGCGACCACCCGGCCGTCGACATGTCGTACTTCGGCAAGCCGGCCTTCTCGGCCGCGGTCGCCGCGATCGCCCTGGTCTTCTTCTCCCTGATGGGCGTCACGTTCTTCTCGGCGTTCTACCTGCAGAGCGTGCGGGGGTACAGCGCCCTGCAGGCCGGGCTGCTGATCCTGCCGCTGGCCGTCGCGCAGACGGTCTTCGCGCCCCGGGCCCGGCTGGTCGTCGAGCGCTTCGGCACGAAGGCCGTGTGCACGGCCGGCATGCTCGCGGTCGCCGTCGGGCTCGGGGCCTTCGCGCTCTTCGACGCGTCGACGCCGGTCTGGCTGATGGAGGTCGTCTTCTTCGTCCAGGGCGCCGGGATGGCGCACATCATGACGCCGGTCACCGTGGCCGTGATGCAGGCGCTGCCCCGCGAGAAGGCCGGCTCCGGCTCGGCGATCAACAACACCTTCCGCCAGGTCGGCGGCGCGCTCGGCGTCGCCGTCCTCGGCTCGGTGCTCTCCAGCACCTACCGCGGCGAGATCGAGGGACACCTCGGCGCGCTCCCGGCGGGGCTGCGGGAGACCGCGGGGGAGTCCATCGAGGCCACCCTCGGCGCCGCCTCGACGCTCGGCCCGGCGGGGAAGGCGCTGCTGGCCCCCGCGTACGACGCCTTCCTCGACGCCATGCACGTCACCGCCCTCGCCTCGGCGGGCGTCGCCCTGGTCGGCGCCCTGGTGGTGGCCCGCTACCTGCCCGGCCGCGGGCCGGCGGGCGCCGCCGCCCCCGGAGCCTCCGCGGTGCCGGAGCGGCCGGCGGAGGCGGGAGAATCGGTGCGGTAG
- a CDS encoding DUF305 domain-containing protein, protein MNRTHWVAITAVVLALLFAGYATVSSAWGGEPAAAATPTRESADAGFARDMAVHHQQAVEMSFIVRDRTQDEEVRRLAYDIANTQANQRGMMLGWLDLWGLPKVESGTEPMTWMDMGMHMPEGALMPGMATAADLAKLNTLSGRQAEVFYLQLMIDHHRGGVHMAQGCVERCSVEVERNLAQGMVDAQQSEIDLMTDLLKKRGAAPRA, encoded by the coding sequence CTGAACCGCACGCACTGGGTGGCGATCACCGCGGTCGTCCTCGCGCTGCTCTTCGCCGGGTACGCGACGGTGAGCAGCGCGTGGGGCGGTGAGCCCGCCGCGGCCGCGACGCCCACCCGGGAGTCGGCGGACGCGGGTTTCGCCCGTGACATGGCGGTCCATCACCAGCAGGCGGTGGAGATGTCGTTCATCGTGCGGGACCGCACGCAGGACGAGGAGGTGCGCCGCCTCGCGTACGACATCGCCAACACGCAGGCCAACCAGCGCGGCATGATGCTGGGCTGGCTGGACCTGTGGGGGCTGCCGAAGGTGGAGTCCGGGACCGAGCCGATGACCTGGATGGACATGGGCATGCACATGCCCGAGGGCGCCCTCATGCCGGGCATGGCCACGGCCGCGGACCTGGCGAAGCTGAACACGCTGAGCGGCCGGCAGGCCGAGGTCTTCTACCTCCAGCTGATGATCGACCACCACAGGGGCGGCGTGCACATGGCCCAGGGTTGTGTCGAGCGGTGCTCCGTGGAGGTCGAGCGGAACCTGGCGCAGGGCATGGTCGACGCCCAGCAGTCGGAGATCGACCTGATGACGGACCTGCTGAAGAAGCGGGGCGCGGCCCCGCGCGCCTGA
- a CDS encoding ABC transporter permease: MSTTTLPQSPVDAGVPAPAKRVPAGEGRIGLRANLRHIGALARRNVLQIKQDPESMFDAVFMPIIFILLFVYVFGGAIAGKGNNTAYVNYVTPGMMAMMGMNIAMGVGVGINDDFKKGVMDRFRTMPIARSSVLIAKIVVELGRMMVATAILLGMGFLLGMEIQTNVLGMFAAIGLSAVFGASLMWIFILLGLTMKTAQAVQGMAMLVLMPLQFGSSIFAPPTSMPGWLETFTDYNPLSNLADAARNLMMGGPVADSVWMTLGWSLAITVITAPLAVAKFRKKT; encoded by the coding sequence ATGAGCACCACCACGCTCCCCCAGTCGCCGGTCGACGCCGGCGTTCCCGCGCCCGCGAAGCGGGTGCCCGCCGGCGAGGGCCGGATCGGCCTGCGGGCCAACCTCCGCCACATCGGCGCACTGGCCCGGCGCAACGTGCTGCAGATCAAGCAGGACCCGGAGTCGATGTTCGACGCGGTCTTCATGCCGATCATCTTCATCCTGCTCTTCGTGTACGTCTTCGGCGGCGCGATCGCCGGCAAGGGCAACAACACCGCGTACGTCAACTACGTGACGCCCGGCATGATGGCGATGATGGGCATGAACATCGCCATGGGCGTCGGAGTCGGCATCAACGACGACTTCAAGAAGGGGGTCATGGACCGGTTCCGGACGATGCCGATCGCCCGGTCCTCCGTCCTCATCGCGAAGATCGTCGTCGAGCTCGGCCGGATGATGGTCGCCACCGCGATCCTGCTCGGCATGGGCTTCCTGCTCGGCATGGAGATCCAGACGAACGTCCTGGGCATGTTCGCGGCGATCGGGCTGTCCGCGGTCTTCGGCGCCTCGCTGATGTGGATCTTCATCCTGCTCGGTCTCACCATGAAGACGGCCCAGGCCGTCCAGGGAATGGCCATGCTCGTGCTGATGCCCCTGCAGTTCGGCTCCTCGATCTTCGCCCCGCCGACCTCGATGCCCGGCTGGCTGGAGACCTTCACCGACTACAACCCGCTGTCGAACCTCGCCGACGCCGCCCGGAACCTGATGATGGGCGGCCCGGTCGCCGACTCCGTGTGGATGACGCTCGGCTGGTCGCTGGCGATCACGGTGATCACCGCGCCGCTCGCCGTCGCCAAGTTCCGCAAGAAGACCTGA
- a CDS encoding TetR/AcrR family transcriptional regulator gives MTLEEEPPAGPARRGRPRSEAAEQAIIGAVIALLEEGVPLVGLSIERIARTAGVGKATIYRRWQGKEELFVDVVRSIEPPDPVLPGTSVRDDLIVMLSTMRERGLAKRSALLRNVFSQMQLYPKLWEQYHRIAIEPRRRLGIDALRRGVETGEIRADLDLELVNDLFVGPLLLRTVLQPAADLSPDFPASVVDAILDGVRPRD, from the coding sequence GTGACCCTGGAAGAAGAGCCGCCCGCCGGCCCCGCCCGGCGCGGCCGCCCCCGCAGCGAGGCGGCCGAGCAGGCGATCATCGGGGCCGTGATCGCCCTCCTGGAGGAGGGCGTACCGCTCGTCGGGCTGTCCATCGAGCGGATCGCCCGCACCGCCGGCGTCGGCAAGGCCACGATCTACCGTCGCTGGCAGGGCAAGGAGGAGCTCTTCGTCGACGTCGTCCGGTCGATCGAGCCGCCGGACCCGGTCCTGCCCGGCACCTCCGTCCGCGACGACCTGATCGTGATGCTCTCGACGATGCGCGAGCGCGGCCTGGCCAAGCGCTCCGCGCTGCTGCGGAACGTGTTCTCCCAGATGCAGCTCTATCCGAAGCTCTGGGAGCAGTACCACCGCATCGCCATCGAGCCGCGCCGCCGGCTCGGCATCGACGCGCTGCGCCGCGGCGTCGAGACCGGCGAGATCCGCGCCGACCTCGACCTGGAGCTGGTCAACGACCTCTTCGTCGGTCCGCTGCTGCTCCGTACGGTCCTCCAGCCCGCCGCCGACCTCTCCCCGGACTTCCCCGCGTCGGTCGTCGACGCGATCCTGGACGGGGTGCGCCCCCGGGACTGA
- a CDS encoding NAD+ synthase, with translation MPQLRLALNQIDSTVGDLAGNAEAIVHWTRHSAEQGAHLVAFPEMVLTGYPVEDLALRSSFVAASRDALRALAARLADEGFGEIPVVVGYLDRSEKALPRLGRPAGSPENAGAVLHRGEVVLRFAKHHLPNYGVFDEYRYFVPGDTLPVVRVRGVDVALAICEDLWQDGGRVPATRSAGAGLLISVNASPYERNKDDTRLELVRKRAQEAGCTLAYVAMMGGQDELVFDGDSIVVDRDGEVIARAPQFSEGSVLLDLDLPAARADAPTGVVDDGLRIERVVLSEEPVPSYEPQLTGGYADRLDDDEEVYSALVVGLRAYAAKNGFSSVLIGLSGGIDSALVAAIACDALGPQNVYGVSMPSKYSSDHSKGDAAELARRTGLNFRIVPIAPMFDAYMDALGLTGLAEENLQSRLRGTMLMAISNQEGQIVLAPGNKSELAVGYSTLYGDSVGAYGPIKDVYKTTVFRLARWRNRAAEERGQVPPIPENSIAKPPSAELRPDQVDTDSLPDYDVLDRLLELYVDRDQGREAIVAAGFDPELVARTLRLVDTAEYKRRQYPPGTKISAKGFGKDRRLPITNRWREHA, from the coding sequence GTGCCTCAACTACGCCTCGCACTGAATCAGATCGACTCGACCGTCGGCGATCTCGCCGGGAACGCCGAGGCGATCGTCCACTGGACCCGGCACTCCGCCGAGCAGGGCGCGCATCTGGTCGCGTTCCCCGAGATGGTGCTGACCGGCTATCCCGTCGAGGACCTGGCCCTGCGCTCGTCCTTCGTGGCGGCCTCCCGGGACGCGCTGCGCGCCCTCGCGGCCCGGCTCGCGGACGAGGGCTTCGGGGAGATCCCGGTGGTCGTCGGCTATCTCGACCGCTCCGAGAAGGCTCTGCCCCGGCTCGGCCGGCCCGCCGGCTCCCCCGAGAACGCCGGGGCCGTGCTGCACCGCGGCGAGGTGGTGCTCCGCTTCGCCAAGCACCACCTGCCCAACTACGGCGTCTTCGACGAGTACCGCTACTTCGTGCCGGGCGACACGCTGCCGGTCGTGCGGGTCCGGGGCGTCGACGTGGCGCTCGCCATCTGCGAGGACCTGTGGCAGGACGGCGGCCGGGTGCCGGCCACCCGCAGCGCCGGCGCCGGGCTGCTGATCTCCGTCAACGCCTCCCCGTACGAGCGGAACAAGGACGACACCCGGCTCGAACTCGTCCGCAAGCGCGCCCAGGAGGCGGGCTGCACCCTCGCGTACGTGGCGATGATGGGCGGCCAGGACGAGCTGGTCTTCGACGGCGACTCGATCGTCGTCGACCGGGACGGCGAAGTGATCGCGCGCGCCCCGCAGTTCTCCGAGGGCAGCGTGCTGCTCGACCTCGACCTGCCCGCGGCGCGGGCCGACGCCCCCACCGGGGTCGTCGACGACGGGCTGCGGATCGAGCGGGTGGTGCTCTCCGAGGAGCCGGTGCCCTCGTACGAGCCGCAGCTGACCGGCGGTTACGCGGACCGGCTCGACGACGACGAGGAGGTGTACTCGGCGCTGGTCGTGGGCCTGCGCGCGTACGCCGCGAAGAACGGCTTCTCGTCCGTGCTGATCGGCCTGTCCGGCGGCATCGACTCGGCGCTGGTCGCCGCGATCGCCTGCGACGCGCTCGGCCCGCAGAACGTGTACGGCGTCTCCATGCCCTCGAAGTACTCCTCGGACCACTCCAAGGGCGACGCGGCCGAACTGGCCAGGCGGACCGGGCTCAACTTCCGCATCGTGCCGATCGCCCCGATGTTCGACGCGTACATGGACGCGCTGGGCCTGACCGGGCTCGCGGAGGAGAACCTGCAGTCCCGGCTGCGCGGCACGATGCTGATGGCGATCTCCAACCAGGAGGGCCAGATCGTGCTGGCGCCCGGCAACAAGTCCGAGCTGGCGGTGGGCTATTCGACGCTGTACGGCGACTCCGTCGGCGCGTACGGCCCGATCAAGGACGTCTACAAGACGACGGTGTTCCGGCTCGCCCGCTGGCGCAACCGGGCCGCGGAGGAGCGCGGGCAGGTCCCGCCGATCCCGGAGAACTCCATCGCGAAGCCACCGAGCGCCGAACTGCGCCCGGACCAGGTGGACACCGACTCGCTGCCGGACTACGACGTCCTGGACCGGCTCCTGGAGCTGTACGTCGACCGTGACCAGGGCCGGGAGGCGATCGTCGCGGCGGGCTTCGACCCGGAGCTGGTCGCGCGGACGCTGCGGCTGGTCGACACCGCCGAGTACAAGCGCCGGCAGTACCCGCCGGGCACGAAGATCTCCGCGAAGGGCTTCGGCAAGGACCGCCGGCTCCCCATCACCAACCGGTGGCGGGAACACGCCTGA
- a CDS encoding CBS domain-containing protein: MTTAKDIMHTGAQWIARHETLDRAAQMMRDLDVGALPIADEEERLCGIITDRDIVVKCVAMGHDPAKITCGQMAEGTPRWIEAGSDVSEVLNEMTGHQIKRLPVIENKRLIGMISEADLAQHLDDDQIKEFCARVYTSH, translated from the coding sequence ATGACCACGGCCAAGGACATCATGCACACCGGCGCCCAGTGGATCGCCCGGCACGAGACGCTCGACCGGGCCGCCCAGATGATGCGCGACCTCGACGTGGGCGCGCTGCCGATCGCGGACGAGGAGGAGCGGCTCTGCGGCATCATCACGGACCGCGACATCGTCGTGAAGTGTGTCGCCATGGGCCACGACCCGGCGAAGATCACCTGCGGCCAGATGGCCGAGGGCACCCCGCGCTGGATCGAGGCGGGCTCCGACGTCAGCGAGGTACTGAACGAGATGACGGGCCACCAGATCAAGCGGCTGCCCGTGATCGAGAACAAGCGCCTGATCGGCATGATCAGCGAGGCCGACCTGGCGCAGCACCTGGACGACGACCAGATCAAGGAGTTCTGCGCGCGCGTCTACACGTCGCACTGA
- a CDS encoding DUF998 domain-containing protein, which yields MSRTPRIGAPRAAVTLLLLGALAYSAWLTEVFVRTGLDPVRTYVSELAATDQPYGTLFRTTDLVAGLLLLAGSCWALLRTERRLWAVVGWAGLALFGASTVADSRLPLSCTPTADAACAAREAAGLVPLTHTAHATSSALAMVGALVGMVALTVAARRYRDRPPLARTGAVLVVVGLAATGWTLGAIAAFEAGNGTWGLGAAQRVQLLCVVAWIVVLAVAERRAAAPAAPAERPRAGAAR from the coding sequence ATGTCTCGTACGCCCCGAATCGGCGCCCCGCGGGCCGCCGTCACCCTGCTCTTACTCGGTGCGCTCGCCTACAGCGCCTGGCTGACGGAGGTCTTCGTCCGGACCGGGCTCGACCCCGTCCGGACGTACGTCTCCGAACTCGCCGCCACCGACCAGCCGTACGGGACCTTGTTCCGGACCACCGACCTGGTCGCCGGTCTGCTGCTGCTCGCGGGCTCCTGCTGGGCGCTGCTGCGGACGGAGCGCCGGCTCTGGGCGGTCGTCGGGTGGGCCGGGCTCGCGCTGTTCGGCGCGTCGACCGTGGCGGACTCGCGGCTGCCGCTGAGCTGCACACCCACCGCCGACGCGGCGTGCGCGGCCCGCGAGGCCGCCGGTCTCGTCCCCCTCACCCATACGGCGCACGCCACCAGTTCGGCGCTCGCCATGGTGGGCGCGCTGGTCGGGATGGTCGCCCTGACCGTCGCGGCCCGCCGCTACCGCGACCGGCCGCCGCTCGCCCGTACCGGAGCGGTGCTGGTCGTCGTCGGGCTCGCCGCCACCGGCTGGACCCTGGGCGCGATCGCCGCGTTCGAGGCCGGGAACGGCACGTGGGGGCTGGGGGCGGCGCAGCGGGTCCAACTCCTGTGCGTGGTGGCCTGGATCGTCGTCCTCGCGGTGGCCGAGCGCCGGGCGGCCGCCCCGGCCGCCCCGGCCGAGCGGCCCCGGGCAGGGGCGGCGCGGTGA
- the panB gene encoding 3-methyl-2-oxobutanoate hydroxymethyltransferase → MTLQAAQKQAPDSSKALYGGKGTRRITVHDIAAAKTRGEKWPMLTAYDAMTASVFDEAGIPVILVGDSMGNCHLGYDTTVPVTMDEMTLLSAAVVRGTKRALVVGDLPFGSYQEGPVQALRNATRLVKDAGVGAIKLEGGERSLPQTELLVQAGIPVMSHLGLTPQSVNTMGYRVQGRSDEAAHRLLSDAKAAQDAGAFAVVLELVPAELAAEVTRSLHIPTIGIGAGAGTDAQVLVWTDMAGLTGGKVPRFTKQYADLRATLGDAARAFAEDVSGGAFPAEEHTFH, encoded by the coding sequence ATGACGCTTCAGGCTGCCCAGAAGCAGGCACCCGACAGCAGCAAGGCGCTGTACGGCGGCAAGGGCACGCGCCGCATCACCGTCCACGACATCGCCGCCGCGAAGACCCGCGGCGAGAAGTGGCCCATGCTCACCGCCTACGACGCGATGACCGCGTCGGTCTTCGACGAGGCCGGCATCCCGGTCATCCTCGTCGGGGACTCGATGGGCAACTGTCACCTCGGCTACGACACCACCGTGCCCGTCACGATGGACGAGATGACGCTCCTGTCGGCCGCCGTCGTACGGGGCACCAAGCGCGCCCTCGTCGTCGGCGACCTCCCCTTCGGCTCGTACCAGGAAGGGCCCGTCCAGGCCCTGCGCAACGCCACCCGGCTGGTCAAGGACGCGGGTGTCGGCGCGATCAAGCTGGAGGGCGGCGAACGCTCCCTCCCGCAGACCGAGCTGCTCGTCCAGGCCGGCATCCCGGTCATGTCCCACCTGGGCCTGACCCCGCAGTCCGTGAACACCATGGGCTACCGGGTGCAGGGCCGCTCCGACGAGGCCGCGCACCGGCTGCTCAGCGACGCGAAGGCGGCCCAGGACGCGGGCGCGTTCGCGGTCGTCCTGGAGCTGGTGCCGGCCGAGCTGGCCGCCGAGGTCACCCGCTCGCTGCACATCCCGACCATCGGCATCGGCGCCGGCGCCGGCACCGACGCGCAGGTCCTCGTCTGGACCGACATGGCGGGCCTGACCGGCGGCAAGGTGCCGCGGTTCACCAAGCAGTACGCCGACCTCCGCGCCACGCTCGGCGACGCCGCGCGCGCCTTCGCGGAGGACGTCAGCGGCGGGGCGTTCCCCGCCGAGGAGCACACCTTCCACTAG
- a CDS encoding ATP-binding cassette domain-containing protein yields the protein MRDMTRSHTNAVEVRGLVKHFGETKALDGVDLDVREGTVLGVLGPNGAGKTTLVRCLSTLLVPDAGTAVVAGYDVVRQPRQLRRTIGLTGQYASVDEKLSGWENLYMIGRLLDLSRGDARRRADELLERFSLTEAAKRPAMQYSGGMRRRLDLAASMIGSPAVLYLDEPTTGLDPRTRNEVWDEVRRMVAEGATVLLTTQYMEEAEQLASELTVVDRGKVIANGRVDELKTRVGGRTLKVRPADPADLPAMAAALRETGLDGLAGASVVPDDGALYVPILSDDQLTAVVGLFGARGYAIADIGTHLPSLDEVFLAITGEKAAVSDPTAQEVAA from the coding sequence ATGAGGGACATGACGCGATCACACACCAACGCCGTCGAGGTACGGGGCCTCGTGAAGCACTTCGGCGAGACGAAGGCGCTGGACGGAGTCGACCTCGACGTCCGCGAGGGCACCGTCCTCGGGGTGCTCGGCCCCAACGGCGCCGGCAAGACCACCCTCGTCCGCTGCCTGTCCACCCTGCTCGTCCCGGACGCCGGCACCGCCGTCGTCGCCGGCTACGACGTGGTGCGGCAGCCCCGACAGCTCCGCCGCACCATCGGCCTCACCGGCCAGTACGCCTCCGTCGACGAGAAGCTCTCCGGCTGGGAGAACCTCTACATGATCGGCCGGCTGCTCGACCTGTCCCGGGGGGACGCCCGGCGCCGCGCCGACGAGCTCCTCGAACGGTTCTCGCTGACCGAGGCCGCCAAGCGCCCCGCGATGCAGTACTCCGGCGGCATGCGCCGCCGGCTCGACCTGGCCGCCTCGATGATCGGCAGCCCGGCCGTGCTGTACCTGGACGAGCCCACCACCGGTCTCGACCCGCGCACCCGCAACGAGGTCTGGGACGAGGTCCGCCGGATGGTCGCCGAAGGCGCGACCGTCCTCCTCACCACCCAGTACATGGAGGAGGCCGAGCAGCTGGCGAGCGAGCTGACGGTCGTCGACCGCGGCAAGGTCATCGCCAACGGACGGGTCGACGAGCTGAAGACTCGGGTCGGCGGGCGCACCCTGAAGGTCCGCCCGGCCGACCCGGCCGACCTGCCCGCGATGGCCGCAGCGCTGCGCGAGACCGGTCTCGACGGCCTGGCCGGCGCGAGCGTCGTCCCGGACGACGGCGCGCTGTACGTGCCGATCCTGAGCGACGACCAGCTGACCGCCGTCGTCGGCCTGTTCGGCGCCCGCGGCTACGCCATCGCCGACATCGGCACCCATCTGCCCAGCCTCGACGAGGTGTTCCTCGCCATCACCGGCGAGAAGGCCGCCGTCTCCGACCCGACCGCCCAGGAGGTCGCCGCATGA
- a CDS encoding alpha/beta hydrolase, producing MSAERFVRVGGVAHHVVVDGTGPVCVLSAGLAMSWFDWDPVVPLLAPYRTVVRFDRPGHGLSAPAPAAPSAAAEAHRIAGLLDALGLPGPATVVGHSLAGFHAEAFARMHPGRTAGLVLVDSSVEEHARVPAAPALRTAAVSGLGAVLTALGVPAAVGPLARRAAVRLSRHSGGDPAPAALVRRCYATSRVMNGALLENAHYRAVAAELLALRARSPLPAGLPVTVLAAPDGSPRWAERQRGLARRLGARFEAVEPSGHLMMLDRPDAVARAVLDLDQCDV from the coding sequence GTGAGCGCGGAGCGTTTCGTACGGGTCGGGGGAGTGGCGCACCACGTCGTCGTCGACGGGACCGGGCCGGTCTGCGTGCTGAGCGCGGGACTGGCGATGAGCTGGTTCGACTGGGACCCCGTCGTCCCGCTGCTGGCCCCGTACCGGACCGTCGTCCGTTTCGACCGCCCCGGCCACGGCCTGTCCGCCCCCGCGCCCGCCGCCCCGAGCGCCGCCGCCGAGGCCCACCGGATCGCCGGCCTGCTGGACGCCCTCGGGCTGCCGGGCCCGGCCACCGTCGTCGGCCACTCCCTCGCCGGGTTCCACGCCGAGGCGTTCGCGCGGATGCACCCCGGCCGCACCGCCGGGCTCGTCCTCGTCGACTCCTCCGTCGAGGAGCACGCCCGCGTCCCGGCCGCCCCCGCCCTGCGCACCGCCGCGGTCAGCGGCCTCGGCGCCGTGCTGACGGCCCTCGGCGTGCCCGCCGCGGTCGGCCCGCTCGCCCGGCGGGCCGCGGTACGGCTCTCCCGGCACTCGGGCGGCGACCCGGCCCCGGCCGCCCTGGTCCGCCGCTGCTACGCGACCTCACGGGTCATGAACGGCGCGCTCCTGGAGAACGCCCACTACCGGGCCGTCGCCGCCGAGCTCCTCGCGCTGCGCGCGCGGTCGCCGCTGCCGGCCGGCCTCCCGGTCACCGTCCTCGCCGCGCCCGACGGCTCGCCCCGCTGGGCGGAGCGCCAGCGCGGACTGGCCCGGCGGCTCGGCGCCCGCTTCGAGGCGGTCGAGCCGTCGGGCCATCTGATGATGCTGGACCGGCCGGACGCGGTGGCCCGGGCGGTTCTGGACCTGGATCAGTGCGACGTGTAG